Proteins co-encoded in one Brassica rapa cultivar Chiifu-401-42 chromosome A02, CAAS_Brap_v3.01, whole genome shotgun sequence genomic window:
- the LOC103851804 gene encoding beta-galactosidase 4: MGLNVRDKVSIFLAILCYSSLICSVKATVSYDRKAVIINGQRRILLSGSIHYPRSTPEMWPGLIQKAKEGGLDVIETYVFWNGHEPSPGNYYFGDRYDLVKFIKLVQQAGLYVNLRIGPFVCAEWNFGGFPVWLKFVPGIAFRTDNEPFKAAMKKFTEKIVWMMKAERLFQTQGGPIILAQIENEYGPVEWNSGAPAKAYTQWAAQMALGLQTGVPWIMCKQEDAPSPIIDTCNGYYCEDFKPNSINKPKMWTENWTGWYTEFGGAVPYRPVEDIAYSVARFILKGGSFVNYYMYHGGTNFDRTAGEFMASSYDYDAPLDEYGLPREPKYSHLKALHKVIKLSEPALVSADATVTYLGAKQEAHVFWSKSSCAAFLSNNDVNSPARVMFRGFPYDLPPWSVSILPDCKTEYYNTAKVNAPSAHRNMVSTGTRFSWESFNEVVPFANEAGTFPRNGLVEQISMTWDKSDYFWYLTDITVGAGERFLKTGDFPLLTAWSAGHALHVFVNGQFAGRAYGSLEHTSLTFSQKIKLHAGVNKLALLSVVVGLPNVGKHFETWNKGILGGVTLKGVNSGTWDMSKWKWSYKVGMKGEALSLHTPTASVRWNQGSFLAKNQPLTWYKSIFAAPPGNEPLAVDMNTMGKGQVWINGRNIGRHWAAYKARGNCGRCNYAGEFTATKCLSNCGEASQRWYHVPRSWLKPQNVIVVFEEWGGDTSGISLVKRI; encoded by the exons ATGGGATTGAATGTTAGAGATAAAGTCTCCATTTTTCTGGCTATTCTTTGTTATTCATCATTGATCTGTTCAGTAAAAGCAACAGTCTCTTATGATCGTAAAGCTGTGATCATCAATGGACAAAGAAGAATTCTTCTCTCAGGTTCCATTCACTATCCACGAAGCACCCCTGAG ATGTGGCCTGGTCTTATACAGAAAGCCAAAGAAGGAGGCTTGGATGTGATAGAGACTTATGTTTTTTGGAATGGCCACGAACCTTCTCCTGGAAAT TATTATTTTGGAGACAGGTATGATTTGGTTAAGTTTATCAAGTTGGTGCAGCAAGCTGGTCTCTATGTTAATCTCAGGATTGGCCCTTTTGTCTGCGCAGAATGGAACTTCGG GGGATTTCCGGTCTGGCTCAAATTTGTTCCTGGTATAGCTTTTAGGACGGATAATGAGCCCTTCAAG GCTGCAATGAAGAAATTCACTGAAAAGATTGTATGGATGATGAAAGCCGAAAGGTTATTTCAAACCCAAGGAGGACCCATCATTCTTGCACAG ATTGAGAATGAATATGGACCAGTGGAGTGGAATAGTGGTGCACCTGCGAAGGCTTACACACAATGGGCAGCTCAAATGGCATTAGGACTCCAAACAGGTGTTCCATGGATCATGTGCAAGCAAGAGGATGCTCCTTCTCCAATT ATCGACACATGCAATGGTTATTACTGTGAGGATTTCAAACCAAACTCAATCAACAAGCCCAAGATGTGGACAGAGAATTGGACTGGTTG GTATACCGAGTTTGGAGGTGCTGTACCATATAGACCAGTGGAAGATATAGCATACTCCGTTGCAAGATTCATACTCAAAGGAGGTTCCTTTGTCAATTACTATATG tatCATGGAGGGACGAACTTCGACAGAACTGCTGGTGAGTTCATGGCTTCAAGCTATGACTACGACGCACCTCTCGATGAATACG GCTTACCAAGAGAACCAAAGTACAGTCACTTGAAAGCATTACATAAAGTCATCAAACTCAGCGAGCCAGCTTTGGTTTCTGCTGATGCAACCGTCACATATCTTGGAGCTAAACAAGAG GCTCATGTGTTCTGGTCTAAGTCATCTTGTGCTGCGTTTTTATCGAACAACGATGTGAACTCTCCAGCGAGAGTTATGTTCCGTGGGTTCCCATATGATTTGCCTCCTTGGTCCGTTAGTATTTTACCTGATTGCAAAACAGAATATTACAACACCGCAAAG GTGAATGCACCAAGCGCACACAGGAATATGGTTTCAACTGGAACAAGATTCTCTTGGGAATCATTCAATGAAGTGGTTCCTTTTGCGAATGAAGCTGGTACGTTTCCAAGAAACGGGCTTGTGGAACAGATAAGCATGACTTGGGACAAGTCTGACTACTTCTGGTATCTAACAGA CATTACAGTTGGTGCTGGTGAGAGGTTTCTGAAGACTGGTGATTTCCCTCTTCTTACAGCTTGGTCAGCTGGGCATGCTCTTCATGTTTTTGTCAATGGCCAGTTTGCAG GAAGGGCTTATGGATCACTTGAACACACTTCACTAACATTTAGCCAGAAGATCAAGCTACACGCAGGTGTCAACAAGCTTGCTCTGTTGAGTGTTGTTGTTGGTCTTCCG AATGTTGGTAAACACTTTGAGACGTGGAACAAAGGAATTCTTGGAGGGGTCACACTAAAGGGAGTTAACTCAGGAACATGGGACATGTCAAAATGGAAATGGTCCTATAAG GTTGGTATGAAAGGTGAAGCTTTGAGTCTTCATACCCCGACTGCCTCTGTTAGATGGAATCAAGGATCATTTTTGGCCAAGAATCAACCATTGACTTGGTACAAG TCTATTTTTGCGGCACCACCAGGAAACGAACCATTGGCTGTGGATATGAACACAATGGGGAAAGGTCAAGTTTGGATAAACGGTCGTAACATTGGTCGTCACTGGGCTGCTTATAAAGCTAGAGGAAACTGTGGACGTTGCAACTACGCTGGAGAATTCACTGCCACGAAATGTCTAAGTAATTGTGGTGAAGCTTCTCAAAGATG GTATCATGTACCTCGTTCATGGCTCAAGCCTCAGAACGTTATAGTTGTATTTGAAGAGTGGGGTGGTGATACTAGTGGAATCTCACTGGTGAAACGAATTTGA
- the LOC103851802 gene encoding receptor-like serine/threonine-protein kinase ALE2, producing the protein MEILMFLVRIYLVSSVLVAASSSGLDLLSPSSSPPPPLPETSKGFGEVPISSPESHKPGNAPPPKASLPSSPPLADVAAPPPSYSSGTKAPNREPIVSVPSAPGPVSSPVSDIPPFPSVALPQPTPSIVPPRNASNKKPVAPVASPPTISVDISPPVIPKLPHSRSPVPTSSPTRTSPTTLPAFPIESPAGDNRSHVAAPSNETAKPLPTLPHKDSPTSTAPSPPKFNGHSHHTSSSPPLNHLHHQEPKKIKDSPPPPPPKMSNRPISSSMHPISIAPSPSPTQAFPLRSSSKPRKLPPLQALPPPPPNSDCSSTVCLDPYTNTPPGSPCGCVWPIQVELRLTMPLYDFFPMVSEFAREISAGVFMKQSQVRIMGANAATEQPDKTILLIDLVPLGDKFDNMTAMLTYQRFYRKKVYIDATTFGQYEVVYVRYPGLPVSPPSGGMTVIDHEPFSRNNNNNGMVKKPFGVDVPKKMRRKEINGGSIAVIVLSAAAFIGLCFVVVWFLAFRRGRARRRLSTRASLPSLTKPPGSVRSLTGSRFSSTSLSFESSIAPLTLSAKTFTASEIVKATSNFAESRVLGEGGFGKVYEGLFDDGTKVAVKVLKRDDQQGGREFLAEVEMLSRLHHRNLVNLIGICIEDRNRSLVYELIPNGSVESHLHGVDKESLPLDWEARLKIALGAARGLAYLHEDSNPRVIHRDFKSSNILLEQDFTPKVSDFGLARNALDDEDNRHISTRVMGTFGYVAPEYAMTGHLLVKSDVYSYGVVLLELLTGRKPVDMSQPPGQENLVSWTRSFLTSREGLEAIIDQSLGQPEIPFDSIAKVAAIASMCVQPEVSHRPFMGEVVQALKLVCNECDEAKELNSVTSLTHDDLGDDNGAESSCGGEGSRRMVRYPLLPSYDSEPGTERGLSVSEMFTGSGRLERVSNSGPLASGGGKRFWQKMRRLSTGSLSEHGSSSLMVRSGSR; encoded by the exons GATTGGACTTGTTGTctccatcatcatcaccaccgCCTCCGTTACCTGAAACTTCAAAAGGGTTTGGTGAAGTACCGATTAGTTCACCGGAATCTCACAAACCCGGCAATGCGCCACCGCCTAAAGCCTCGCTACCATCTAGTCCACCTTTAGCTGACGTGGCAGCTCCTCCACCGTCATATTCTTCCGGAACTAAAGCACCGAACCGGGAACCTATTGTCTCGGTCCCTTCTGCTCCAG GCCCTGTTTCATCCCCTGTTTCAGATATACCTCCATTTCCATCGGTGGCTCTGCCTCAGCCTACTCCAAGCATTGTGCCTCCTAGAAATGCTTCTAACAAAAAGCCTGTTGCTCCTG TTGCATCTCCGCCAACCATATCAGTTGACATTTCACCGCCAGTCATACCAAAGTTACCACACTCTAGATCACCTG TACCCACCTCTAGTCCAACAAGAACCTCACCGACTACACTCCCCGCTTTCCCCATTGAATCTCCTGCCGGTGATAACAGAAGTCATGTTGCTGCACCATCCAATGAAACTGCTAAACCCTTACCTACCTTACCACATAAAG ATTCTCCTACTTCGACTGCCCCCTCACCCCCAAAATTCAATGGACACTCTCATCACACATCATCATCTCCTCCTTTGAATCATCTACATCACCAAGAGCCAAAGAAGATCAAAGATAgtccacctccaccaccaccaaagaTGTCAAACC GTCCAATCTCTTCCTCAATGCACCCCATCTCCATAGCTCCATCACCTTCTCCCACCCAAG CTTTCCCTCTCAGGTCCTCTTCAAAACCTCGAAAACTCCCACCTCTTCAAGCACTCCCTCCTCCTCCCCCTAACTCAG ATTGTTCATCAACCGTCTGCTTAGACCCCTACACAAACACACCTCCAGGATCTCCCTGCGGCTGCGTCTGGCCCATTCAGGTCGAGCTTCGTCTCACCATGCCCCTCTACGACTTCTTCCCAATGGTCTCAGAGTTCGCTCGAGAGATAAGTGCTGGAGTTTTCATGAAACAAAGCCAAGTCCGTATAATGGGAGCCAACGCTGCCACTGAACAGCCTGACAAAACCATTCTTCTCATCGATTTAGTCCCGCTTGGAGACAAGTTCGATAACATGACAGCAATGCTCACTTACCAGAGATTCTATAGGAAGAAAGTGTACATAGACGCAACAACCTTCGGCCAATACGAGGTCGTTTACGTGCGTTATCCTGGCTTACCGGTGTCTCCCCCTTCCGGCGGCATGACTGTTATAGATCATGAACCCTTCTCTCGTAATAATAACAACAACGGGATGGTGAAGAAACCTTTCGGAGTTGATGTTCCAAAGAAGATGCGGAGGAAAGAGATCAATGGTGGAAGCATTGCTGTCATTGTTTTGTCGGCTGCTGCTTTTATCGGTTTGTGTTTCGTCGTTGTTTGGTTCTTGGCTTTCCGGCGAGGGAGAGCTCGGCGGCGGCTTTCTACAAGAGCATCACTACCTTCTCTCACCAAACCTCCAG GTTCTGTGAGATCTTTAACCGGAAGCCGGTTTAGCTCTACTTCACTGTCCTTTGAGTCAAGCATTGCTCCGTTGACTCTCTCTGCCAAGACGTTCACCGCAAGCGAGATAGTGAAAGCTACTAGTAACTTTGCGGAGTCGAGGGTTCTTGGTGAAGGCGGGTTTGGGAAGGTGTATGAAGGTCTTTTTGATGATGGAACTAAAGTAGCGGTTAAGGTGCTGAAGAGAGATGACCAGCAAGGTGGGAGAGAGTTCTTGGCTGAAGTTGAAATGCTTAGCCGTCTTCATCACAGAAACTTGGTGAATTTGATTGGTATCTGTATTGAAGATCGTAACCGTTCCTTGGTTTACGAACTTATACCTAATGGCAGCGTTGAATCTCACCTCCACG gggTTGATAAAGAGTCTTTGCCTTTAGATTGGGAAGCTCGGTTGAAGATAGCTCTTGGTGCGGCTCGTGGATTAGCTTATTTACATGAAGACTCGAACCCTCGAGTTATACACAGAGACTTCAAGTCAAGTAACATCTTGCTTGAACAGGACTTCACACCTAAAGTCTCTGACTTTGGTCTAGCTCGAAATGCCCTTGATGATGAAGATAACAGACATATATCCACACGCGTAATGGGAACTTTCGG GTATGTGGCGCCAGAATACGCAATGACAGGGCATCTATTAGTGAAGAGCGATGTGTACAGCTACGGAGTTGTGCTTCTGGAGCTACTCACGGGGCGGAAACCAGTGGATATGTCACAACCACCAGGTCAAGAGAACTTAGTTTCGTGGACTCGGTCTTTTCTCACGAGCAGAGAAGGGCTTGAAGCTATTATAGACCAGTCTTTAGGACAACCCGAGATCCCATTCGATAGCATAGCTAAAGTAGCTGCTATAGCTTCGATGTGCGTTCAACCGGAAGTATCTCACCGTCCTTTCATGGGAGAAGTAGTGCAAGCTTTGAAACTTGTATGCAATGAATGCGATGAAGCTAAGGAACTTAACTCTGTAACTTCACTTACTCACGATGATCTGGGAGATGATAATGGAGCTGAGAGCTCTTGTGGTGGAGAGGGGTCTCGGAGGATGGTTCGGTATCCGTTGCTACCGAGTTATGACTCTGAGCCTGGCACGGAGAGAGGACTTTCTGTGTCGGAAATGTTCACTGGTTCGGGGAGGTTAGAGAGAGTGTCTAACTCTGGTCCTTTGGCCTCGGGTGGAGGCAAGAGGTTCTGGCAAAAGATGAGGAGATTGTCCACGGGGAGTTTGAGTGAGCACGGGTCATCATCACTCATGGTACGGTCTGGTTCGCGGTGA